AATATGCTGCCACTGGCAACCACCGCATTTATCCGCCACAATACAATTGGGTCGGATACGGTGGGAAGATGGCTCTAATAGCTGCTGGAGCTTCCCGTGGGCGTATTTTGGTTTAACATGAACCAAGCGGACAATAGCGCGATCGCCTGGTACAGTATCCGGGACAAACACAACACGCTCATCAGCCCGTCCCACACCATCGCCTGTATCACTCAGATTAGCGATCGTCACTTCAATTAATTCGCCCTGTTGCCAAATTATTTTAGTCATTAGTTATTAATCAAGAGTCAAAAGTCAAGAGTCAAGAGTCAAAAGTTATTAATTCTCCTTCTACTCCCTTATCTCCATCATCTCTCTTCACTTGTGTACCTCAGACTCGCTAAACTAACAGATAATATTTCAGGTGATTTCAATCATCATGACTGTAATTAGCCAAGTTATTCTCAAAGCCGACGACGAACTGCGTTATCCCAGCAGTGGCGAACTGAAAAATATCAAAGACTTTTTGCAAACCGGCGTACAACGGACGCGGATTGCGGCTACCTTAGCCGAAAATGAAAAAAAGATAGTTCAGGAAGCAACCAAACAACTTTGGCAAAAGCGTCCTGACTTTATCTCCCCTGGAGGTAATGCTTACGGAGAACGCCAGCGCTCTCTATGTATCCGTGATTTTGGCTGGTACTTACGTCTAATTACTTATGGTGTACTTGCTGGCGACAAAGGGCCAATTGAAAAAATCGGTTTGATTGGTGTGCGGGAAATGTACAATTCATTGGGCGTTCCTGTACCTGGAATGGTAGAAGCGATCAATTCCCTCAAAACAGCCTCCCTTGGCTTGCTGAGTGCCGAAGACGCTGCCGAAGCAGCACCCTACTTTGATTACATCATTCAAGCGATGTCTTAATACAAAGCGTGTGCTGGTTTGAGGAGTATATTTCTGGTCTACTAGAGTGAGTGCAGTATATTAGCACTCCATAGGCATAAGATACCCAATTTGATCGTAACCTCCCCACATTTGGTAGTGGCTGTGGCAAAATCTTTGTCAAGTTATCAACCAGTTGTGGGGAAATTTTATTAAGTATAGTTATAGCTTATGTCTCAAAAAATGAAGGAAATACGGACATAAAAAACCGACAGTCCTTGATTAAGGCTGTCGGTAATTAAGTGTGTTCCCTATTAATGACTCGGCTAGAGTTCAGTTGTCATTAATTATGCCTAGTTAACCATCGCAAGCAGACGATCTTAATCATAGATGTGTGTGATTCTCGTCACTTAATTGTTACATCTAAACTGCATATACCCGGATAATCTCTGAATTTCAGTCGATACTTATAATTAATGATGTTTTAAATATTACCTTGAGTATTTAGTTAGTTATATTTCAGCATAGTGTATCAGTACATAGGAAAGTAGAAGTGCGTAGTTTGCCGCCGTAGGCATCGCACTTTGCAACATAAATTAATTAGCATCCAAAAATACTTTTAACATTATTCACCAACACAGTTACCAATTCAAGTGATGCGGTGGTTGCAGTAATTGTATTAAACATTCCTCCTACTGCTGCGGATATCGCCTCTATACTAGCTCCTGCTATAAGCATTGTATTACTGTACTTGCAATAGAAACAATCCCAGTAGCAGCTATACCCGAACCAACTAAAATTCCGCCAACTATAAAAATAACAATAGTCGATTTTAATGGATTAGGACTGTCAAAAGCCTAAATAAAGAGGATTATAGGAAAATCAATTTTGCTTACTTAAATATTGAATTTAGTTAATATTTATTTTATAAATAAGTCTTTATTCATTAAAATGATGAAATTACTCAAATAATTATCACCCTTTAGCTTTGGCTAGGAAATTACGTATTTTTGCAGTTGCCTTCATTGAGTAAATCACAATAGCACGATAAGCTAGAGTTAGCAGCAGAACTGATTTACAACGTCTTGCAACAAACCTAGCTTGGGGTAACGATGGCAACAGAACAAAAGCATAGCATTTATTTATCAGAAGCCGAAAGCCGTTTGCGTCAACTTTCTATTGAAAAGTTGCGATTAGCAGTTGCGTTTCTGGCTTATTTGCAAAAAACAGAAGAAAAGGAAGTTACTGAAAAAGTATTATTAAATATTCCTGATTTTGCCCAATCTTTTCGCGACATTGAGCAAAAAGAAGACAAATTAGAAAATACTCCCTCAAATCAGATTGCCTCAGATGAAGAAGTATGGCACGCTTACTTAGCTTCTAAACAGAAATGGCAGGAGGTTTACCGTCGCCTTGCAGACTCCTAGATTTCTTTCTATTTCTCAAGTCCTAGGCATTCACCAAGATGAGATAAACAGCTTTGGTGGAACATCTGGTGTCAGAGACGAAGGTTTACTAGATTCAGCACTGGCACAACCTCAAGCTACTTTTGGCGGCGAACTTCTCCATCCTACAATTCACGAGCAAGCAGCAGCATATCTGTACCATTTAGCGATGAACCATCCGTTTATTGATGGCAACAAACGCACTGCATTTGCGGTTATGGATACCTTCATAACTTTAAACGGCTACAGTTTGAACTTATCGCAAGAGCAAGCTTACAACTTGGTGATTCAAGTAATTCAGAAAGAAATATCCAAAGAAGAATTATCTGCATTTCTGGAACTGTACTTACAGGGCAAGTAAATCGATAGAATAATGCTCTGTCCCCCCAGAGTGCATTACTTCCATGACTGCAACCTCAAAACCAGCCTTTTCCCCTCAAGAAATCGCGGCTGTTGGTCTTAAACCAGAAGAATACGCAGAAATTGTCCGTCGGTTAGGTCGTCATCCCAACAAAGCTGAATTGGGAATGTTTGGGGTGATGTGGTCAGAGCATTGCTGTTACAAGAATTCTCGACCTTTACTCAAACAATTTCCCACTGAGGGGCCCCGCATCCTCGTGGGGCCTGGAGAAAATGCTGGTGTTGTAGATTTGGGTGACGGACTCCAACTAGCTTTTAAGATTGAATCTCACAACCACCCATCAGCTGTAGAACCATTTCAAGGTGCAGCAACCGGTGTCGGCGGAATTCTCAGAGATATTTTTACGATGGGTGCGCGTCCCATTGCTTTATTAAATTCCCTACGCTTCGGTTCCCTAGAAGATACCAAAACCCAAAGGCTGTTCCAAGGGGTAGTGGCAGGAATTGCCCATTATGGAAATTGCGTTGGCGTACCAACAGTAGGCGGCGAAGTTTATTTTGACGCGGCTTATTCTGGTAATCCCCTGGTGAATGTCATGGCACTAGGATTAATGGAAACATCAGAAATCGTTAAATCTGGGGCATCTGGCTTAGGCAACCCCGTGCTTTATGTTGGTTCCACTACTGGACGCGATGGCATGGGAGGCGCGAGTTTTGCCAGTGCAGAATTAAGTGACCAATCAATAGATAATCGCCCTGCTGTGCAAGTAGGCGATCCATTTTTGGAAAAGTCGTTAATTGAAGCTTGTCTGGAGGCGTTTAAAACAGGTGCAGTTGTCGCCGCCCAAGATATGGGAGCAGCCGGTATCACCTGTTCTACCTCAGAAATGGCGGCAAAAGGCGGTGTGGGAATTGAACTAGATTTAGACAAGATTCCCGCAAGAGAAACAGGGATGGTTCCTTATGAATATCTGCTTTCGGAATCTCAAGAACGAATGCTGTTCGTTGCCCACAAGGGGCGTGAGCAGGAATTAATCGACATTTTCCACCGTTGGGGACTTCAAGCCGTTGTCGCTGGTACTGTCATCGCTGAACCCATTGTGCGGATTCTCTTTCAGGGTGGAGTAGCAGCAGAAATTCCTGCCGAGGCTTTGGCGGAAAATACCCCATTATATAACCGTGAATTGCTGGCAGAACCGCCAGAATATGCTCGTCAAGCTTGGGAATGGAATCCTGATTCCTTACCTGCTTGTACAACTGCTGGAATAGAACTCCAAGGAGGTTTGCAAAGTTGGAATGAGATTCTGTTAACTTTGCTCGATACACCCACGATCGCATCTAAAAATTGGGTATATCGTCAGTACGATCATCAAGTACAGAATAATACAGTAATACTCCCAGGTGGCGCTGATGCGGCTGTTATTCGGTTGCGCCCCCTTGAAGAAATCCCCAATCTAAAATCTAAAATTCCAAATCCAAAATTAGGGGTGGCGGCAACAGTAGATTGCAATCCTCGTTATGTTTATCTCGACCCTTACGAGGGAGCTAAGGCAGTGGTGGCGGAAGCCGCACGCAATCTTAGCTGTGTGGGGCAGAACCTCTGGCGGTGACGGATAACTTAAATTTTGGCTCTCCAGAAAAACCGATTGGTTATTGGCAATTGGCAGAAGCTTGTCGCGGTTTGGCAGAAGGTTGTCGAGAATTAGCAACGCCAGTCACAGGGGGAAATGTCTCTCTATACAATGAAACCCTCGATTCTCAAGGTGTTCCACAACCCATTTATCCCACTCCTGTTGTCGGGATGGTGGGCTTGATTCCCGATATCACCAAAATTTGTGGACAAGGTTGGCAAGAAGTTGGGGATGTGATTTATCTTCTCGGATTGCCTCTGGCATCGAAAATCAGTTTGGGAGCATCTGAGTATTTAGCCGCTATCCACGGGACTGTTGCCGGAAAACCGCCACGGGTAGATTTTGACTTAGAACGGCGGGTGCAGAAAGTTTGTCGGGAAGGAATTCGTAACGGTTGGATACGTTCAGCCCATGACTCTGCTGAAGGGGGAGTGGCGATCGCATTAGCAGAATGTTGCATCGCTGGCAACCTTGGTGCCCAAATCAATTTAGAAATAACACCAACGCAGTTGAACCGGGTGGATGAGGTGCTGTTTGCCGAAGGTGGTGCCAGGATTATAGTCTCTGTAACATCCACACAACAAGCAGTTTGGGAATCATACTTACAGGAACATCTCGGTCAACAGTGGCAAATACTAGGTACAGTTGGCAATTTTGAGACGGGTTTGGGGGTTTTCACCACTGATAATCAGGTCTTAATCAAAGTTAGTATCGAAGATATGAGCGATCGCTATTCCCACGCGATCGCCAGGCGGATCGCCAACCACACCACTGTTTCTGAATCCTAATATTTAGACTTCACTCAGAAATCAGCACTAATCACTCAGAAGTATTAACATCCCTGAGCATAATTACGGTACTGTTTTAATAGATGGTTAAAGATTTATTAAGGAATCAACAACTATCTATAGACATAATCCCAGTGACTAACTAATTCGTAATTCGTAATTGAAGCATACAAGCTCCTTGATTGCTCAATGAAAACACAAAAGCCCGTAGTATCACTATTTCAAGCCTTGTATGGATTTAGCATTGCTAAATCCATACAATCATGGGCTAATCATTACGAATTGCGTATTATCAATTACGAATTATTTTGACTTGACCCCCCCACCAGGAGCAAAGCTAGCATGATTTCTATTCATTCTGTCACTTCGGATGAATACCCCGACCCTACCAACAACCCAATCAATAGTCATGAAAATCAGTCTGACAAGCCAGAAGAAGCTTGTGGTGTTTTTGGCATCTATGCACCAGGAGAAAATGTCGCTAAACTGACATACTTTGGATTGTACGCCCTCCAGCATCGGGGTCAAGAATCAGCTGGGATTGCTACCTTTGAGGGAACACAAGTCCATCTCCACAAAGATATGGGCTTGGTGTCTCAAGTCTTCAATGAATCCGTTTTGGATCAATTACCTGGTAGCCTTGGTGTTGGTCACACTCGTTATTCCACCACAGGTTCTAGCCGCAAAGTTAATGCCCAACCCGCAGTTCTGGAAACTCGCTTAGGTTCATTAGCTTTGGCACATAATGGTAATTTAGTCAATACCGTACAACTGCGTCAAGAGTTGATTGAGAAAAAATACAACTTAATCACCACAACAGACTCAGAAATGATCGCTTTTGCGATCGCAGAAGCGATCAACGCTGGTGCAGATTGGCTAGAAGGTTCAATTCAGGCATTTCATCGTTGCCAAGGAGCCTTTAGTTTAGTTATTGGCACTCCTGACGGACTGATGGGTGTTCGTGACACCAATGGCATTCGCCCCCTAGTAATTGGGACTTTAGCTGGTAATCCAGTTCGTTACGTTTTGGCATCCGAAACTTGTGGTTTAGACATCATTGGAGCCGAATACCTGCGAGATGTAGAACCAGGTGAATTAGTTTGGATTACTGAAGAAGGTTTGGCTTCCTATCATTGGAGTCAACAGCCCCAGAGAAAATTGTGTATTTTTGAGATGATTTATTTTGCCCGCCCTGATAGCATTATGCACAACGAGAGTTTGTACAGCTATCGGATGCGGTTAGGGCGACAACTAGCAGCAGAATCTCTTGTAGATGCCGATATTGTCTTTGGTGTTCCTGATTCTGGTATTCCGGCTGCGATCGGATTTTCCCAAGCTTCTGGTGTCGCCTACGCTGAAGGACTGATTAAAAATCGTTACGTTGGACGAACCTTTATCCAGCCAACACAAACTATGCGCGAGTCAGGTATCCGTATGAAACTTAACCCGCTTAAAGATGTGCTGGCGGGTAAACGAGTGATCATTGTAGATGACTCAATTGTTCGCGGTACTACCAGCCGTAAATTAGTTAAAACCTTGCGTGATGCTGGTGCAGTGGAAGTACACATGCGAATCTCCTCTCCGCCAGTAACTCACCCCTGCTTCTACGGCATCGATACCGATTCTCAGGATCAGCTGATTGCTGCTACCAAGTCAGTAGCAGAAATTGCCAAGCAACTGGAAGTAGACAGCCTCGCCTATCTGAGTTGGGAAGGAATGCTAGAAGCCACACGAGAAGACACCAATAGTTTCTGCTCTGCTTGCTTTACGGGTGATTATCCCGTAGCGATTCCTGAGTTAGTGAGGCGTTCTAAGTTGAGTTTAGAAAAGGTAGTGGTATAGGAATTTAAAAAGGGAATATGGTACAGTTATTCCCTATCAATGAACAAAAAGATCCCCGACTTTTTCAAGAAGTCGAGGATCTGAGCCTCTAGGTGTTTGTAAATCAAATAGGATTGCGATATCTCAGGCTAAAATGGCTAAATCCCCTAAATTTAACAAATTTAGCCGACTTAACCTCAGCTATAAATGCTTATAAAAAACGCTTTGACATCGGAGAAATGTTTCGAGACTTTAAAAGTGGTGGCGATAAATTAGAAGATACAAATGTTTCGGGTAATCGCTTAATATCTCTGATTTTAATAATATCTTTTTCTTCTAGTATGTCCACCTTTCAAGGGCAAAAAATTAAGCGTATTGGCGTACAAAAATATATTGCTATAGTCAAATAATATGGACGAATCACGAGGAGACATAGCAGTTTTTATGTCGGTTTATATAGTCAAACCTGGGTAAGTTTCATAGATAATTGTTGGTGTATTGTTCAAAAATTAATGATATTAAATCGCAATAAAATTGAGCATTATTTACGAGGTTTGAGGGCTATGGAGCTTATTCTGTCTACGTTTTAGCTTTCATATCACCCCCTCAGATAAGGTTTGCTCGAATATCTTTTAAAGTCATCATTAGCGTTAATGGTTCCATTGGTGATGGTTGAAACCCGTATTTTAAATAAAATCTTTTGGCTTCTTCATCCTTAGCGTGAACCAAAACACATCTAATACCCACCATTTGGGATACTGTTAAAGTACGAATAATAGCATCTTTCAATAAACCAGACCCTATACCCCGTCCTTCCCATTTGGTATCTACAGCAAGTCTCCCGATAAGCATACATGGTATAGGGTCTGGTGCGTTCCGTTTAGCTTTGCTAACAGCTATTAAATGAGTTACAGAAGCAGTTGCTAAACAGTAATAGCCTATTACTTGATTTTCAATAGTTACTACAAAAGTTCTAGCCGTATCCCCCTCATTTTTCAAAGCTTTCTCCTTCAGCCAATTATTCAAAGCTTCTGATTTAGATTCAAATTCTAATACATCATGCTTAAGAGTAAGTGGCTGAGGAGGATTAATAATTTTTGTTTGTTTCCTCATTAATCCCAAGGAGATTTAGTCGTTAATAATTTACGAATTTCTTCGTTTGTTTTAGGTGGTGAGTCCAAAATAGCAAGGAATTTTTGATACCTTTCCTCGTCTAACGCAAAGAAGGTCTTGTCACAGATGACTTTCTCTGCTTCTCGACAGGCAACTTCTAACATAAAGTCAGAACGGTTCTTGCCAAGAATCAATGCAGCATTATCAATTAAATCCCGTTGTTGTTCTTGAACTCTAATATTAATTACTTGTTTACGACCAAGGTTATCCATTTTAGAACGGGCAAGCATTGGGTATCTTCCATGTGTGTATCTCATTTAGCGTTGCTGAATTAAGTTTTAAGCTTTATTCAGCAATACTTAATATCTAATATAGAATATTGTGTATACAACGTCAACACAAGATTTTGGGTTTAATCAGTTGTGTAATTACCGATACTTGCCATAGACAAGAGGACTTTTCAAACATCCTCTTAAACAAATTAGTAAGCGATGTCTGACGACAAGCCGAAGGAGCATCTACGCTAATCCATAAATTTAACTGTGCTGCAAAAACTCAACTTTTGGCAATAACGGGTCAGTCACAATACCCACACCGCTAAAACCCCAGCGTTTGAGCAAGTTACCCAACTGTGTACGCGCAATAGATTCCACAGTAAAGCGATTTGCCACTTCTGCTGCATGGGTGTTGAGATAGCTAAGGGCATCAAAGTTTTCCTGGAACAGCAATAAATAACCTGATGTTTCGGTGTCAGGACGAGCTATGAGATAATTACCGTCAGCTTTTGAACGCACCAAGTAATAGACTTCGGACAGCATGGAGATGAAGTTTAACCAATGACTAATTGAGATTTTCTAGGCGAATGCGAGGATCGGCGGCTTTTAACATTAAATCGGCGATTAAATTACCAGCAATCAGCAACACTGCGCCCATTAACAAGCTTGCCATTAACAAATATAAATCTTGAGCTTGTAAAGCTTGTAAAGTCAACCTGCCTAAACCGGGCCAGTTAAAGAAAAATTCGGCAATGAAAGCACCGTTTAATAAACCAGCTAATTCAAAACCCAATAAGGTAATCAAGGGATTTACGGCGTTACGGAGTGCGTGAACGTAAATCACACGATTTTCTGGCAATCCTTTGGCGCGAGCCGTTTGGATATAATCTTGACGCAAAACATCCAATAATTCGCCGCGAGTGATGCGTTGTAAACCAGCAAAACTGGTAATTGAGAGGGCGATGGTGGGTAAAATCATGTGCCAGCCGACATCTAAGATTCTGCCAAACCATGTCAGTTCAGAGTGATTGATGCTAGTCATGCTACCCACTGGGAATAAGGGCGAGGTGATTTGAGCTAAAACCAGTAGTGCTAAGGCAGTGATGAAACTGGGAAAACCTTGTCCGGTATAGCTAATAACCTGTAAAATCCGGTCTGCTAGCTTATTTTGGTTAACAGCAGCAAAAATTCCGAGAGGGATAGCGATCGCCCATGTGACAATTAAAGATGCGATCGCTAATAACAAAGTCGCTGGTACTCTTTCCCACAACAACGATGCCACTGAACGTTGATAAATAAAACTCGTGCCAAAATCCCCTTTTGTCAAAATTCGCCATATCCATAGCCAAAATTGCTCTGGCCAAGACTTATCAAGACCAAACTGACGCTTAATTTCCTCAATTCTTTCTGGAGATATCTTCGGGTTTTGCCGCAGCGTATCTACATAATCCCCTGGAGCGAGTTGAATAATGAAAAATGACAAAGCTGATGCCAAAAACAAAGTTAGTAGGGCTTGCAATACCCGCTTTGCCACATAAATGAAAGTTTCGCTCGTGACTAGCCTGATTAGCCAATCCCTACCTGTCTCCAAGGAAATTCTCGTAGATGTCATTTATCCTTTGTCCTTTGTTATTTGTTATTTGTCCTTTGCTAATGACTAATGACCAATGACAAATAACTAATATTCAATTAGAGAGATAATCGGTACGTCCGGCAGATATTTACGCCCTTCTAAATCCCGTAGCTCGATAATAAACCCAAATCCTACTAATTCGCAGCCAATCTTTTGCAATAACTTTGCTGTTGCACTTGCAGTTCCACCCGTGGCAATCAAATCATCCACAATCAAAACTCGGCTACCTTCATGTAGAGCGTCTTGATGCACTTCCAAGCAGTCTGTACCATACTCTAGTTCATATTGAATTGAGTGAACTGCAT
This genomic interval from Nostoc sp. KVJ3 contains the following:
- a CDS encoding allophycocyanin subunit alpha-B, producing the protein MTVISQVILKADDELRYPSSGELKNIKDFLQTGVQRTRIAATLAENEKKIVQEATKQLWQKRPDFISPGGNAYGERQRSLCIRDFGWYLRLITYGVLAGDKGPIEKIGLIGVREMYNSLGVPVPGMVEAINSLKTASLGLLSAEDAAEAAPYFDYIIQAMS
- a CDS encoding type II toxin-antitoxin system death-on-curing family toxin; protein product: MQTPRFLSISQVLGIHQDEINSFGGTSGVRDEGLLDSALAQPQATFGGELLHPTIHEQAAAYLYHLAMNHPFIDGNKRTAFAVMDTFITLNGYSLNLSQEQAYNLVIQVIQKEISKEELSAFLELYLQGK
- the purF gene encoding amidophosphoribosyltransferase, which encodes MISIHSVTSDEYPDPTNNPINSHENQSDKPEEACGVFGIYAPGENVAKLTYFGLYALQHRGQESAGIATFEGTQVHLHKDMGLVSQVFNESVLDQLPGSLGVGHTRYSTTGSSRKVNAQPAVLETRLGSLALAHNGNLVNTVQLRQELIEKKYNLITTTDSEMIAFAIAEAINAGADWLEGSIQAFHRCQGAFSLVIGTPDGLMGVRDTNGIRPLVIGTLAGNPVRYVLASETCGLDIIGAEYLRDVEPGELVWITEEGLASYHWSQQPQRKLCIFEMIYFARPDSIMHNESLYSYRMRLGRQLAAESLVDADIVFGVPDSGIPAAIGFSQASGVAYAEGLIKNRYVGRTFIQPTQTMRESGIRMKLNPLKDVLAGKRVIIVDDSIVRGTTSRKLVKTLRDAGAVEVHMRISSPPVTHPCFYGIDTDSQDQLIAATKSVAEIAKQLEVDSLAYLSWEGMLEATREDTNSFCSACFTGDYPVAIPELVRRSKLSLEKVVV
- a CDS encoding GNAT family N-acetyltransferase, whose product is MRKQTKIINPPQPLTLKHDVLEFESKSEALNNWLKEKALKNEGDTARTFVVTIENQVIGYYCLATASVTHLIAVSKAKRNAPDPIPCMLIGRLAVDTKWEGRGIGSGLLKDAIIRTLTVSQMVGIRCVLVHAKDEEAKRFYLKYGFQPSPMEPLTLMMTLKDIRANLI
- a CDS encoding DUF1778 domain-containing protein, producing the protein MLARSKMDNLGRKQVINIRVQEQQRDLIDNAALILGKNRSDFMLEVACREAEKVICDKTFFALDEERYQKFLAILDSPPKTNEEIRKLLTTKSPWD
- a CDS encoding ABC transporter permease, which encodes MTSTRISLETGRDWLIRLVTSETFIYVAKRVLQALLTLFLASALSFFIIQLAPGDYVDTLRQNPKISPERIEEIKRQFGLDKSWPEQFWLWIWRILTKGDFGTSFIYQRSVASLLWERVPATLLLAIASLIVTWAIAIPLGIFAAVNQNKLADRILQVISYTGQGFPSFITALALLVLAQITSPLFPVGSMTSINHSELTWFGRILDVGWHMILPTIALSITSFAGLQRITRGELLDVLRQDYIQTARAKGLPENRVIYVHALRNAVNPLITLLGFELAGLLNGAFIAEFFFNWPGLGRLTLQALQAQDLYLLMASLLMGAVLLIAGNLIADLMLKAADPRIRLENLN
- a CDS encoding adenine phosphoribosyltransferase, which encodes MDLKSLVRDIPDFPKPGILFRDITTLLRDPEGLRYTIDFLTQKCNEAGIVTDYVIGIESRGFIFGSPLAYKLGVGFIPVRKRGKLPDAVHSIQYELEYGTDCLEVHQDALHEGSRVLIVDDLIATGGTASATAKLLQKIGCELVGFGFIIELRDLEGRKYLPDVPIISLIEY